In Nocardia asteroides, the following proteins share a genomic window:
- a CDS encoding YihY/virulence factor BrkB family protein encodes MSNDQVRAADAAHPPQALPPGGGPALPATAHEALGQRPREHARWVRALLSAWHLVVRVAQKCWNNSIFAKSAAAAFWQTLSLAPLLLGLLGSLGYVGGLFGPDTVQIVEGKIIAFSREFFSPSVVADLIEPTVNDVLGRGRGAVVSVGFVLSLWAGSSAMATFVDAIVEAHDQQDARHPVWQRIFALLLYVQFLVAAVLILPVIALGPTRIGRVLPDSWREPGLRLIDTFYYPIVGLLLIVGLTTLYKLALHKSLPWHRLFGGALVAGVFFMGASDLLRRYLSWITATGVSYGALATPIAFLLFTYFLGFAVILGAEFNAAVQEFWPARATRMEQVKEWLSNQVRGDDEAPAVDAPTETPTAPAGDAAQSPLRKPS; translated from the coding sequence ATGAGCAACGACCAGGTCCGGGCAGCCGACGCGGCACACCCGCCGCAGGCACTCCCGCCCGGCGGCGGGCCCGCGCTGCCCGCGACCGCGCACGAGGCGCTCGGGCAACGTCCCCGCGAACACGCGCGGTGGGTGCGGGCATTGCTGAGCGCGTGGCACCTGGTGGTGCGGGTGGCGCAGAAATGCTGGAACAACTCGATCTTCGCCAAGTCGGCGGCCGCGGCGTTCTGGCAGACCCTCTCGCTGGCGCCGCTGCTGCTCGGCCTGCTCGGCAGCCTGGGCTATGTGGGCGGGTTGTTCGGGCCGGACACGGTACAGATCGTGGAGGGCAAGATCATCGCGTTCAGCCGCGAGTTCTTCAGCCCGTCGGTCGTCGCGGACCTGATCGAGCCCACCGTGAACGACGTGCTGGGGCGCGGCCGGGGCGCGGTGGTGTCGGTGGGCTTCGTGCTGTCGCTGTGGGCGGGATCCTCGGCGATGGCGACCTTCGTCGACGCGATCGTGGAGGCCCACGACCAGCAGGACGCGCGGCACCCGGTCTGGCAGCGGATCTTCGCGCTGCTGCTGTACGTGCAGTTCCTGGTGGCGGCGGTGCTGATCCTGCCGGTCATCGCGCTGGGCCCGACCCGGATCGGCCGGGTGCTGCCGGACAGCTGGCGCGAGCCGGGGCTGCGGCTGATCGACACGTTCTACTACCCGATCGTCGGCCTGCTGCTGATCGTCGGGCTCACCACGCTCTACAAGCTGGCCCTGCACAAATCGCTGCCCTGGCACCGGCTCTTCGGCGGCGCGCTGGTGGCCGGGGTGTTCTTCATGGGGGCCAGCGATCTGCTGCGCCGGTACCTGTCCTGGATCACCGCCACCGGTGTCAGCTACGGGGCGCTGGCCACGCCGATCGCGTTCCTGCTGTTCACCTATTTCCTCGGCTTCGCGGTGATCCTCGGCGCGGAGTTCAACGCCGCGGTGCAGGAGTTCTGGCCGGCCAGAGCCACCCGGATGGAGCAGGTGAAGGAGTGGCTCAGCAATCAGGTGCGCGGAGACGACGAGGCCCCGGCGGTCGACGCTCCCACGGAGACGCCGACCGCACCGGCCGGGGACGCGGCTCAGTCGCCCTTGCGCAAGCCCTCGTAG
- a CDS encoding MFS transporter, which translates to MTDLRAPLPPTGDDDPAGAPGGSGPALPASAGRLHPAWIVAGVGFVALLGAAAFRSVPSVLIEPLHAEFGWSHGTISAAVSLNMLLYGLISPFAAALMDRFGIRRVVCSALVLIAAGSGLTVFMTQAWQLVATWGLLVGVGVGSMSMPFVATITGRWFVRSRGLVTGVLTAAGATGQLVFLPLVSMLAHAHGWRLPSVLVAGVALAVVPLVWLFVRDYPADVGVRAYGAPPESGAGERVPVTGGASRALRVLATIARRPGFWLLAGGFAVCGASTNGLVGTHFVTAAHDHGMPPTTAAGLLALVGIFDVAGTIASGWLSDRVDPRYLLLGYYSLRGLSLLILPSLLGPHTQPSMWVFIVFYGLDWIATVPPTVLLCRELFGADGPIAFGWVFAAHQVGAAIAATGAGVIRDVQGTYDLAWYLAGAACGLAALMSMLVRRPRPSAVDGLVRA; encoded by the coding sequence GTGACCGATCTGCGCGCGCCTCTCCCGCCCACCGGCGACGACGACCCGGCCGGAGCTCCGGGCGGGTCCGGTCCCGCCCTGCCTGCCTCGGCGGGGCGCCTGCACCCGGCGTGGATCGTGGCCGGTGTCGGCTTCGTCGCCCTGCTCGGCGCCGCCGCGTTCCGGTCGGTGCCCAGCGTCCTGATCGAGCCGCTGCACGCCGAGTTCGGCTGGTCGCACGGCACGATCTCCGCCGCGGTCTCGCTGAACATGCTGCTCTACGGCCTGATCTCACCGTTCGCGGCCGCGCTGATGGACCGGTTCGGCATCCGCCGGGTGGTGTGCTCGGCGCTGGTGCTGATCGCGGCGGGCAGCGGGCTGACGGTGTTCATGACCCAGGCCTGGCAGCTGGTGGCCACCTGGGGTCTGCTGGTGGGCGTCGGCGTCGGCTCCATGTCGATGCCGTTCGTGGCGACCATCACCGGCCGCTGGTTCGTCCGCAGCCGCGGGCTGGTCACCGGTGTGCTCACCGCGGCGGGGGCGACCGGTCAGCTGGTGTTCCTGCCGCTGGTGTCGATGCTGGCGCACGCGCACGGCTGGCGGCTGCCCTCGGTGCTCGTGGCCGGGGTGGCCTTGGCCGTGGTGCCGCTGGTGTGGCTGTTCGTGCGCGACTACCCGGCCGACGTCGGCGTGCGGGCCTACGGCGCACCCCCGGAGTCCGGCGCCGGGGAGCGCGTCCCGGTCACCGGCGGCGCGAGCCGGGCGCTGCGGGTTCTCGCCACGATCGCGCGCAGACCCGGGTTCTGGCTGCTGGCGGGCGGTTTCGCGGTGTGCGGCGCGTCGACCAACGGGCTGGTCGGCACGCATTTCGTGACCGCGGCCCACGATCACGGCATGCCGCCGACCACCGCGGCCGGGCTGCTGGCGCTGGTCGGGATCTTCGACGTGGCGGGCACCATCGCCTCGGGCTGGCTCTCGGATCGGGTCGACCCGCGCTATCTGCTGCTGGGCTACTACTCGCTGCGCGGCCTGTCGCTGCTGATCCTGCCGTCGCTGCTCGGGCCGCACACCCAGCCGAGCATGTGGGTGTTCATCGTCTTCTACGGCCTGGACTGGATCGCGACGGTGCCGCCCACGGTGCTGCTGTGCCGGGAACTGTTCGGCGCCGACGGGCCGATCGCCTTCGGCTGGGTGTTCGCCGCCCACCAGGTCGGCGCGGCGATCGCGGCCACCGGCGCCGGCGTCATCCGGGACGTGCAGGGCACCTACGACCTGGCCTGGTACCTGGCGGGCGCTGCGTGCGGGCTGGCCGCGCTGATGTCGATGCTCGTGCGGCGGCCGCGGCCCTCAGCCGTCGATGGCCTTGTGCGGGCGTGA
- a CDS encoding DUF3099 domain-containing protein — protein MPAAPGSSRGYFPGADAKHPVLITEAAPSLEDQHRARVRRYTMIMAFRIPCLILAAIAYSAFENPLISILIIVASVPLPWIAVLIANDRPPRTKDEPSRWDGRANQIALDSRPHKAIDG, from the coding sequence ATGCCCGCCGCGCCCGGTTCCTCGCGCGGCTATTTCCCCGGCGCCGATGCCAAGCATCCGGTGCTGATCACCGAGGCGGCGCCGTCGCTCGAGGACCAGCACCGGGCCAGGGTGCGCCGGTACACGATGATCATGGCGTTCCGGATCCCGTGCCTGATCCTGGCCGCGATCGCCTACAGCGCGTTCGAGAATCCGCTGATCTCGATCCTGATCATCGTCGCCTCGGTCCCGCTGCCGTGGATCGCGGTGCTCATCGCCAACGACCGGCCGCCGCGCACCAAGGACGAGCCGAGCCGCTGGGACGGCCGCGCGAATCAGATCGCGCTGGACTCACGCCCGCACAAGGCCATCGACGGCTGA
- a CDS encoding sigma-70 family RNA polymerase sigma factor, translating to MTSPATTRVRPSESDIDAQSPAADLVRVYLNGIGRTALLTAADEVELAKRIEAGLYAQHLLETGKRLSATRKRDLAILVREGQAARSHLLEANLRLVVSLAKRYTGRGMPLLDLIQEGNLGLIRAMEKFDYAKGFKFSTYATWWIRQAITRGMADQSRTIRLPVHLVEQVNKLARIKRELHQQLGREATDAELANESGIPVEKIADLLDHSRDPVSLDMPVGNDEEAPLGDFIEDSEATSAESAVIAGLLHHDVRSVLATLDEREQQVIRLRFGLDDGQPRTLDQIGKLFGLSRERVRQIEREVMSKLRKGERADRLRAYAS from the coding sequence ATGACAAGCCCCGCCACTACTCGTGTGCGCCCCAGCGAGTCCGATATCGACGCCCAGAGCCCCGCCGCCGACCTGGTACGCGTGTACCTGAACGGAATCGGTCGCACGGCACTGCTCACGGCGGCCGACGAGGTCGAGCTGGCCAAGCGTATCGAGGCGGGCCTGTATGCCCAGCACCTGCTCGAGACCGGTAAGCGGTTATCGGCTACCCGCAAGCGTGATCTGGCGATTCTGGTCCGCGAGGGGCAGGCCGCCCGCTCGCACCTGCTCGAGGCCAACCTGCGCCTGGTCGTGTCGCTGGCCAAGCGCTACACCGGCCGCGGGATGCCGCTGCTCGACCTGATCCAGGAGGGCAACCTCGGGCTCATCCGCGCCATGGAGAAGTTCGACTACGCCAAGGGCTTCAAGTTCTCCACCTACGCCACCTGGTGGATCCGCCAGGCCATCACCCGCGGTATGGCCGACCAGAGCCGCACCATCCGGCTCCCCGTGCACCTGGTCGAGCAGGTCAACAAGCTCGCCCGGATCAAGCGTGAACTGCATCAGCAGCTCGGCCGCGAGGCCACCGACGCCGAACTCGCCAACGAGTCGGGCATCCCGGTGGAGAAGATCGCCGACCTGCTCGACCACAGCCGCGACCCGGTGAGCCTGGACATGCCGGTCGGCAACGACGAGGAAGCCCCGCTGGGCGACTTCATCGAGGACTCCGAGGCCACCTCGGCCGAGAGCGCCGTGATCGCCGGCCTGCTGCACCACGACGTGCGCAGCGTCCTGGCCACCCTCGACGAGCGCGAGCAGCAGGTCATCCGCCTGCGCTTCGGCCTCGACGACGGCCAGCCGCGCACCCTCGACCAGATCGGCAAGCTGTTCGGGCTGTCCCGCGAGCGGGTCCGTCAGATCGAGCGCGAGGTCATGTCCAAGCTGCGCAAGGGTGAGCGCGCCGACCGGCTGCGCGCCTACGCCAGCTGA
- a CDS encoding DEAD/DEAH box helicase, giving the protein MSGGSLRAWQRRALTKYLATKPRDFLAVATPGAGKTTFALRVAAELLADRTVDQVTVVAPTEHLKHQWAASAARSGIALDSRFSNSTGGTSGDYHGVVVTYAQVAAHPTRHRVRTENRRTLVILDEIHHAGDAKSWGEATEEAFGDATRRLALTGTPFRSDDSKIPFVTYEPDEAGFPRSRADHSYGYADALADGVVRPVVFLAYSGDAHWRDSAGEEHTARLGEPLSAEQTARAWRTALDPAGDWISAVLRAADTRLRQLRSSGIPDAGGLVIATDQERARDYAELLEHISGERPAVVLSDDPQSSSRIGEFAEGTQAWMVAVRMVSEGVDVPRLAVGVYATSASTPLYFAQAIGRFVRARRPGETASVFLPSVPVLLDLAAQLELQRDHVIGKPHREKNALDDELLIDANKTKDEPGEEEKSFVALAADAELDQVIYDGSSFGTATIAGSDEEADYLGIPGLLDADQMRQLLRDRQTRQLADRSAQESASPQPVAAVAERVATADKLGELRRELNSLVAMHHHRTGKPHGVIHGELRRECGGPPTALATADQLGERIAALRRR; this is encoded by the coding sequence GTGTCGGGTGGTTCCCTACGCGCCTGGCAGCGCCGCGCGCTGACGAAGTACCTGGCCACCAAGCCGCGCGACTTCCTCGCCGTCGCCACCCCCGGCGCGGGTAAGACCACCTTCGCCCTGCGGGTTGCCGCCGAGTTGCTGGCCGATCGCACGGTCGACCAGGTCACTGTGGTCGCGCCGACCGAACACCTCAAGCACCAGTGGGCCGCCTCGGCCGCGCGCTCGGGCATCGCGCTGGATTCGCGCTTCTCCAACAGCACCGGCGGCACCTCCGGCGACTATCACGGCGTCGTGGTGACCTACGCCCAGGTGGCGGCCCACCCCACCCGGCACCGGGTGCGCACCGAGAACCGCCGCACGCTGGTGATCCTCGACGAGATCCATCACGCCGGCGACGCCAAAAGCTGGGGTGAGGCCACCGAGGAGGCCTTCGGCGACGCCACCCGCAGGCTCGCGCTCACCGGAACCCCGTTCCGCAGCGACGATTCCAAGATCCCGTTCGTCACCTACGAGCCCGACGAGGCCGGCTTCCCGCGCTCGCGGGCCGACCACTCCTACGGCTACGCCGACGCCCTCGCCGACGGCGTCGTGCGCCCGGTGGTGTTCCTGGCCTACTCCGGTGACGCGCACTGGCGCGACAGCGCGGGCGAGGAGCACACCGCCCGGCTCGGCGAACCGCTCAGCGCCGAGCAGACCGCGCGCGCCTGGCGTACCGCGCTGGACCCGGCGGGCGACTGGATCTCGGCGGTGCTGCGCGCGGCCGACACCCGGCTGCGCCAGCTGCGGTCCTCCGGCATTCCCGACGCGGGTGGGCTGGTGATCGCGACCGACCAGGAACGCGCCCGCGACTACGCCGAACTGCTCGAGCACATCTCGGGCGAGCGCCCGGCCGTGGTGCTGTCCGACGACCCGCAGTCGTCGAGCCGGATCGGGGAGTTCGCCGAGGGCACCCAGGCGTGGATGGTCGCGGTGCGCATGGTGTCCGAAGGTGTCGACGTGCCGCGCCTGGCCGTCGGCGTGTACGCGACGAGCGCGTCGACGCCGCTGTACTTCGCCCAGGCCATCGGCCGGTTCGTGCGTGCGCGCAGGCCCGGCGAGACCGCCAGCGTCTTCCTGCCGTCGGTGCCGGTGCTGCTCGACCTGGCCGCCCAGCTGGAACTGCAGCGCGACCACGTCATCGGCAAGCCGCACCGGGAGAAGAACGCGCTCGACGACGAGCTGCTGATCGATGCCAACAAGACCAAGGATGAGCCGGGCGAGGAGGAGAAGTCCTTCGTCGCCCTGGCCGCCGACGCCGAGCTCGACCAGGTGATCTACGACGGGTCCTCCTTCGGCACCGCCACCATCGCGGGCAGCGACGAGGAGGCCGACTACCTGGGCATCCCGGGTCTGCTCGACGCCGACCAGATGCGTCAGCTGCTGCGCGACCGCCAGACCCGCCAGCTCGCCGACCGCAGCGCCCAGGAATCCGCGTCGCCACAGCCCGTCGCGGCGGTGGCCGAACGCGTCGCCACCGCCGACAAGCTCGGCGAGTTGCGCCGCGAACTCAACAGCCTGGTCGCCATGCATCACCATCGCACCGGCAAGCCGCACGGGGTGATCCACGGTGAGCTGCGGCGGGAATGCGGTGGTCCGCCGACCGCGCTGGCCACGGCCGATCAGCTGGGCGAGCGCATCGCCGCCCTGCGCCGCCGCTAG
- a CDS encoding SDR family NAD(P)-dependent oxidoreductase, with the protein MTSSTVALVTGGSRGIGAAIARRLAAAGADVAFTYQRDDDAATAVAGEITALGRRALPIRADSADAAQVVAAVDRAAAELGRLDVLVNNAGIFPAKPYADFTLDEIDRALHIHARAPFVAGQAALAHLGEGGRIISIGSNLTDRALFGGLALYNLSKSALNGYTKALARELGPRGITVNLVQPGPTDTDMNPASSDHAPAQREFNALGRFGEAGDVAELVAFLAGPAGRSITGEVITIDGGTNA; encoded by the coding sequence ATGACGAGCAGCACCGTGGCCCTGGTGACCGGCGGCAGCCGGGGGATCGGCGCGGCCATCGCCCGCAGGCTGGCCGCCGCGGGCGCCGACGTGGCGTTCACCTACCAGCGCGACGACGACGCCGCGACCGCGGTGGCGGGCGAGATCACGGCACTGGGCAGGCGGGCACTGCCGATCCGGGCCGACAGCGCCGACGCCGCCCAGGTGGTCGCGGCCGTCGACCGGGCCGCCGCCGAACTCGGCCGCCTCGACGTGCTGGTGAACAACGCCGGCATCTTCCCGGCCAAGCCGTACGCCGACTTCACCCTCGACGAGATCGACCGCGCGCTGCACATCCACGCCCGCGCCCCGTTCGTCGCCGGTCAGGCGGCGCTGGCCCACCTGGGCGAGGGTGGGCGGATCATCTCGATCGGCTCCAACCTCACCGACCGCGCGCTGTTCGGCGGGCTGGCGCTGTACAACCTCAGCAAGTCCGCGCTCAACGGCTACACCAAGGCGCTGGCCAGGGAGCTCGGTCCGCGCGGCATCACCGTCAACCTGGTCCAGCCCGGTCCCACCGACACCGACATGAACCCCGCGAGCAGCGACCACGCCCCGGCGCAGCGGGAATTCAACGCGCTCGGCCGATTCGGCGAGGCGGGGGATGTGGCCGAGCTCGTCGCGTTCCTGGCCGGCCCGGCGGGCCGGTCGATCACGGGCGAGGTCATCACGATCGACGGCGGCACCAACGCCTGA
- a CDS encoding DUF7782 domain-containing protein, which produces MRTGYDADTLLAALGPEVHAALGRSEPVPVRRAARAAGELGTLIRLLLLGDVLPEREVAAALAPVRIDDAVAAGLLTRDGDDIAAALDLRPLDTGSGTRWILSDLDDSMRRRTLTEDHVLGVGHASLSLLRATPTEPVGTVLDLGTGCGVQAVQAASYAGRVTATDVNARALWLAGATAALNELDIELVEGSWFEPVAGRRFDQIVANPPFVVGPARIEHTYRDSGLALDGASELVIGQAPGLLAPGGTAAMLAAWVHVEGQDWRQRVSSWLPTHGVDAWVVQRDVADPALYVGTWLRDAGLDPRDPAAQARAEAWLAAFEAADVEGIGFGFVYLHAVDGPTELMAEDLTHGFDDPLGDEASAYFARSAWLRAVAADQNLALTSRFAPGPATALERVYLPGEYGWTEQVARLHRGDGPRWQHEVDEATVALVAGMRPDGLPLYELLELLALAEGADEVTPEFAAQAVGVVAGLVRHGLVRPV; this is translated from the coding sequence ATGCGGACCGGATACGACGCCGACACGCTGCTCGCGGCGCTCGGTCCCGAGGTGCACGCCGCGCTGGGCCGGTCCGAGCCGGTGCCGGTGCGCCGGGCGGCGCGGGCGGCCGGTGAACTGGGCACACTGATCCGGTTGCTGCTGCTCGGTGACGTGCTGCCCGAGCGCGAGGTGGCCGCGGCGCTGGCGCCGGTGCGGATCGACGACGCCGTCGCGGCGGGCCTGCTGACCCGCGACGGCGACGACATCGCGGCCGCCCTGGACCTGCGCCCGCTCGACACCGGATCGGGCACCCGCTGGATCCTGTCCGACCTGGACGACTCCATGCGCAGGCGAACCCTGACCGAGGACCATGTGCTCGGTGTCGGCCACGCGTCGCTGTCGCTGCTGCGTGCCACCCCCACCGAGCCGGTGGGCACCGTGCTCGACCTGGGCACCGGCTGCGGCGTGCAGGCCGTGCAGGCGGCGAGCTACGCGGGCCGGGTCACCGCCACCGACGTCAACGCCAGGGCGCTGTGGCTGGCCGGGGCCACCGCGGCGCTGAACGAGCTCGACATCGAACTGGTGGAAGGGTCCTGGTTCGAGCCGGTGGCCGGGCGCCGCTTCGATCAGATCGTGGCCAATCCGCCCTTCGTGGTCGGCCCGGCCCGCATCGAGCACACCTATCGCGATTCCGGGCTGGCGCTCGACGGTGCCAGCGAGCTGGTCATCGGGCAGGCGCCGGGACTGCTCGCGCCGGGCGGTACCGCCGCCATGCTCGCCGCGTGGGTGCACGTCGAGGGACAGGACTGGCGGCAGCGGGTCTCGTCGTGGCTGCCCACCCACGGCGTGGACGCCTGGGTCGTGCAGCGCGACGTCGCCGACCCGGCACTCTACGTGGGCACCTGGCTGCGTGACGCCGGGCTGGACCCGCGCGACCCGGCGGCCCAGGCCCGCGCCGAGGCCTGGCTGGCCGCGTTCGAGGCCGCCGATGTCGAGGGCATCGGCTTCGGGTTCGTCTACCTGCACGCCGTCGACGGCCCCACCGAGCTGATGGCCGAGGACCTCACCCACGGGTTCGACGATCCGCTCGGCGACGAGGCCTCGGCCTATTTCGCCCGCTCGGCCTGGCTGCGCGCCGTCGCCGCCGACCAGAATCTGGCCCTGACCTCGCGTTTCGCTCCCGGCCCCGCCACCGCTTTGGAGCGGGTGTATCTGCCCGGCGAGTACGGCTGGACCGAGCAGGTCGCCCGGCTGCATCGCGGCGACGGTCCCCGCTGGCAGCACGAGGTCGACGAGGCGACGGTCGCCCTGGTCGCGGGAATGCGACCGGACGGCCTGCCGTTGTACGAGCTGCTCGAACTGCTGGCCCTCGCCGAGGGCGCCGACGAGGTGACCCCGGAATTCGCCGCCCAGGCGGTGGGCGTGGTCGCCGGACTGGTACGCCACGGACTGGTGCGGCCCGTCTAG
- a CDS encoding VOC family protein: MIRWTWAFLDRPATGFDDCVRFWATVTGSTVSEPRGADGEFVTLLPAEGPAWVKLQRVGDGGGIHLDLDVDDIPAAVAVATGLGARVVGVEPDYTVLESPAGQTFCFTPRRGGTDDTPPVTVTTAPDGTVTRLDQICLDLSPADLDPDTAFWQRLTGWTHRPGRRTEFSRLRGPDQPLHFLLQRLDEPRPADAHPDLASSDIEATAAWHVALGATRVADGEGWIVLRDPGDAVYCVTGRDPYTG, from the coding sequence ATGATTCGCTGGACGTGGGCATTCCTGGACCGACCCGCCACCGGTTTCGACGACTGTGTGCGCTTCTGGGCGACCGTCACCGGCTCGACCGTGTCCGAACCACGCGGCGCGGACGGCGAATTCGTCACTCTGCTGCCCGCCGAGGGACCAGCCTGGGTGAAGCTGCAACGCGTCGGCGACGGCGGCGGCATCCATCTCGACCTCGACGTCGACGACATTCCCGCCGCGGTGGCGGTCGCGACCGGACTCGGCGCCCGGGTCGTCGGCGTCGAGCCCGACTACACCGTGCTGGAATCGCCCGCCGGACAGACCTTCTGCTTCACCCCGCGACGCGGCGGCACCGACGACACGCCACCGGTGACGGTGACGACCGCGCCCGACGGCACGGTGACCCGGCTCGACCAGATCTGCCTCGACCTGTCCCCCGCCGACCTCGACCCCGACACCGCCTTCTGGCAGCGCCTCACCGGATGGACCCACCGCCCGGGACGACGGACCGAATTCTCCCGCCTGCGCGGCCCGGACCAGCCGCTGCACTTCCTGCTCCAGCGCCTCGACGAGCCCCGGCCCGCCGACGCCCACCCCGACCTGGCCTCCTCCGACATCGAGGCGACCGCGGCGTGGCACGTCGCCCTGGGCGCGACCCGGGTCGCCGACGGCGAAGGCTGGATCGTCCTGCGCGATCCCGGCGACGCGGTGTACTGCGTCACCGGCCGTGATCCCTACACCGGCTGA
- a CDS encoding TetR/AcrR family transcriptional regulator, which translates to MAERGRPRGFDRDVALRRAMEVFWERGYDGASMADLTAAMGINSPSLYAAFGDKEALFRAAVELYGRTDGSRTARALREEPTAYAAIAAMLHDNIAAYTDPGLPPGCMVVLSGATYTSRTAPVRAFVADARRHTTADIAARLDRGVTEGDLRPGTDSAALAAFYSAVLFGLSVQARDGVGAAELTAAADSALQVLAAATASEN; encoded by the coding sequence ATGGCAGAGCGCGGCCGCCCCCGCGGCTTCGACCGTGACGTCGCCCTGCGCCGGGCCATGGAGGTGTTCTGGGAACGCGGTTACGACGGCGCCTCGATGGCCGATCTCACCGCCGCCATGGGCATCAACTCACCCAGTCTCTACGCCGCCTTCGGCGACAAGGAAGCCCTCTTCCGCGCGGCCGTGGAGCTCTACGGCCGCACCGACGGGTCACGGACGGCGCGGGCACTGCGCGAGGAACCCACGGCCTACGCCGCGATCGCGGCCATGCTGCACGACAACATCGCCGCCTACACCGATCCCGGGCTGCCGCCGGGCTGCATGGTGGTGCTGTCCGGCGCGACCTACACCAGCCGTACGGCACCGGTGCGCGCCTTCGTCGCCGACGCCCGCAGGCACACCACCGCCGATATCGCCGCCCGCCTCGACCGCGGAGTCACCGAGGGCGATCTGCGGCCGGGCACGGACTCGGCCGCGCTCGCGGCGTTCTACAGCGCGGTGCTGTTCGGGTTGTCGGTGCAGGCCAGGGACGGTGTCGGCGCGGCCGAGCTGACCGCGGCGGCCGACAGCGCACTCCAGGTGCTCGCCGCGGCCACCGCGTCCGAGAACTAG
- a CDS encoding DUF3039 domain-containing protein has translation MSTDTLVRPDTTTDETTGDDVPKFFHYVKKDRIAESAVMGTMVVALCGEVFPVTRSPKPGSPVCPDCKKIYEGLRKGD, from the coding sequence GTGAGTACAGACACTCTGGTACGCCCGGATACCACCACCGACGAGACGACCGGCGACGACGTCCCCAAGTTCTTCCACTACGTGAAGAAGGACCGGATCGCCGAGAGTGCCGTGATGGGCACGATGGTCGTCGCGCTGTGCGGCGAGGTGTTCCCGGTGACCCGTTCGCCCAAGCCCGGCTCGCCGGTCTGCCCGGACTGCAAGAAGATCTACGAGGGCTTGCGCAAGGGCGACTGA